The following are encoded in a window of Thermodesulfobacterium geofontis OPF15 genomic DNA:
- a CDS encoding universal stress protein: protein MSQTIALAIDFKKFTNSVLETGLFLKEKLYPESKIVLFHVIEFFFTPPHYLIPYFKEEENRLKTEFLNLSQKFKNKNIPVETEVIFGNFWEALKNFVKNLNPHLLVLGYQPYRFKIPTAEKILERVKSNFLVVKDSPLQEIKKVLCCIDFSENSLPSLKMANFISKKLGAQLIVLNVISEIKIKNHKLKEEILEEKRAKRNELWNNLLNSLEEAKKEVFNFQIKYGKKTNEILKTINEFSPDLLIIGKTGKIVEFGLGSVTKELLKRVSIPILIAETI from the coding sequence ATGTCTCAAACTATAGCCTTAGCTATAGATTTTAAAAAATTTACTAATTCTGTTTTAGAAACAGGTCTGTTTTTAAAGGAAAAACTTTATCCTGAAAGTAAAATAGTTCTTTTTCATGTAATCGAATTTTTTTTCACACCTCCCCATTATCTTATCCCCTATTTTAAAGAAGAAGAAAATAGATTAAAAACAGAATTTTTGAATCTCTCCCAAAAATTCAAAAATAAAAATATTCCTGTAGAAACTGAAGTAATCTTTGGAAATTTTTGGGAAGCCCTGAAAAATTTTGTAAAAAATTTAAATCCCCATTTATTAGTTTTAGGTTATCAACCCTATAGATTTAAAATTCCCACAGCTGAAAAAATCTTAGAAAGAGTAAAGAGTAATTTTTTAGTAGTAAAAGATTCTCCTTTACAGGAAATTAAAAAAGTATTATGTTGTATTGATTTCTCTGAAAATTCTTTGCCTTCTTTAAAAATGGCAAATTTTATTAGCAAAAAATTAGGTGCCCAATTAATAGTTTTAAATGTAATTTCTGAAATTAAAATAAAAAATCATAAATTGAAAGAAGAAATATTAGAGGAAAAAAGAGCCAAAAGAAATGAACTATGGAATAATTTGTTAAACTCCTTAGAAGAAGCTAAAAAGGAGGTGTTTAATTTTCAAATAAAGTATGGAAAAAAAACAAACGAAATTCTTAAAACTATAAATGAGTTTTCCCCTGATTTATTAATAATTGGAAAAACTGGAAAAATAGTAGAATTTGGACTCGGTTCTGTAACTAAGGAATTATTAAAAAGGGTTTCTATCCCTATTTTAATAGCTGAAACTATCTAA